GGGAGGGTGACCATGACGACGGGACCTCTCGTCGGCTGCCGGGTCGTCGAACTCGGTGGCATCGGACCGGGTCCGTTCGCCGGAATGCTGCTCGCCGACCTCGGGGCGGAGGTCGTCCGCGTGGACCGGCCCGGGCGGGCGGACGAACCGGACGCGGGCGGACCGGCGGACGTGCTCAACCGGGGGAAGCGGTCGGTCGTCCTCGACCTGAAGCAGCCGGCCGGAGCGGACGCGCTCCTCCGACTGGCCGCGCGCGCCGACGTGTTGATCGAGGGATTCCGTCCCGGTGTCACCGAACGGCTGGGCATCGGCCCGCACGACTGCCTGGCCCGCAACGCCCGCCTCGTCTACGGCCGGATGACCGGCTGGGGCCAGGACGGGCCGCTGGCCGCCGCCGCCGGACACGACATCACCTACATCGCGCTGACGGGCGCGCTCGGCGCGATCGGGGAAGCGGGCGGTCCGCCACGGATCCCGCTCAACCTCGTCGGCGACTTCGGGGGCGGCGGCTGCTACCTCGTGATCGGCGTCCTGGCCGCCCTGCACGCCGCCGAGCGCACCGGGCGGGGCCAGGTCGTCGACGCCGCCATCGTCGACGGCACCGCCCACCTCCTCGCCAGCACCTTCGCCAAGCTCGGACGCGGCGAGTGGAGCGACGAACGCGGGGTCAACCGCTTCGACGGGGGCTGGCCCTTCTACGCCGTGTACGAGACCAGGGACGGCCGTCATATGGCCGTCGGCGCGCTGGAACGCAAGTTCTACCGGTGTCTGGTCGAGCTGCTCGACCTGGGCGTCGACCCGGACCGGCAACACGACCGCTCGACCTGGCCGCAACTGCGGGAGCTGCTGGAGAAGCGGTTCGCGGAGCGCACCCGGGACGAGTGGGCGACGCTGTTCGAGGGGACCGACGCGTGCGTGGCCCCCGTCCTGAGCCTCACCGAGGCGGCGGCCCACCCCCACCTGGCCGCCCGCTCGACCCTGACCGCGCCGGACGGCGTCGTCCAGCCGGCCGCCGCACCCCGCTTCTCGGACACCCCGACCCGACCCGCGACGACCGCACCCGCCGTCGGCGCGGACACCCGCGCGGTGTTCCGGGACTGGCAGGTCGACGGCATCGACGAACTGCTCGCCGGCGGCGCCGCGGCACAGTCCCCCCTCGACCGACCTGCCTGACCCGACAGCCCCGACAGCCCCGACTGAAAGGACCCTTCCATGCGAGACGCCGTCATCGTCGACGCCGTACGCGCCCCGATCGGCAAGCGCAACGGCTCGCTGGCCCCGGTGCACGCGGCGGACCTGTCGGCCGAGGTGCTCAAGGCCCTCGCTGAGCGCACCGGAATCGACCCCGGCACGGTGGACGACGTGGTCTGGGGCTGTGTGACCCAGATCGGCGACCAGTCCAGCAACGTCGGGCGGTTCGCCGTACTCGCCGCGGGCTGGCCCGAACACGTCCCGGCCGTCACGGTCAACCGGGCCTGCGGCTCCAGCCAGCAGGCGGTCGACCAGGCCGCGCACGCCGTCATGGCGGGCCAGTACGACCTGGTGGTGGCGGGCGGCGTCGAGACCATGAGCCGGGTGCCGCTCGGCTCGCACCGGACCACCGGACAGCCGTACGGACCCGCGGCCATCGCCCGCTACGACGGGTTCGAGTTCAGCCAGGGCGCCGGCGCCGAACTCATCGCCGAGCGCTGGAAGCTGAGCCGCCACCGGCTGGACGAGTTCGCCTCCGAGTCCCATGCCAAGGCCGCCGCCGCGATCGACTCGGGCGTCTTCGACGACCACGTCGTGCCGATCGACGTCGACGGCACCAGGTTCACCGTCGACGAGGGCCTGCGGCGCGGCACGACCCCCGACACCCTGGCCAAGCTCAAACCGTCGTTCAAGGAGGACGGCGTGATCCACGCCGGGAACGCCTCCCAGATCTCCGACGGTGCCGCCGCCCTGCTCATCACCACCCCGGAGCGCGCCCGCGACCTCGGTCTCACGCCGATCGCCCGCTACCACACCGGAGCGGTGAGCGGCGCGGACCCGATCACCATGCTCCTCGGCCCGATCCCCGCGACCGAGAAGGTACTGCGCCGCTCCGGGCTGTCCATCGAGGACATGGGCGTGTACGAGGTCAACGAGGCGTTCGCCCCCGTCCCCCTGGCCTGGCTGGCCGAGACGGGCGCCGACCCCGAGCGCCTCAACCCCCTGGGCGGCGCGATCGGCGTGGGCCACCCCCTCGGCGGCTCGGGCGCCATCCTGATGACCCGCCTGTTGGCCCGCATGCGCCAACAGGGCCTGCGGTACGGCCTCCAGACGATGTGTGAGGGCGGCGGCACGGCGAACGCGACGATCATCGAGCTGTTGTGACCCGGAGGGGCGCGATGCTGACGAGGGGCGCCCGGTAAGGGGCTGCGTTCAGGGGCGCGGGGAACCGCGCGACAGGCCACGACGGCGCCGCAGTCGATCGACGACCAGTCGCACCCCCGTCGGAGCGCTCAGCGAGGCAACCCGAGCCCTCGCTCGGCAACCTGAGTCCGCAGAACCTCGTTGGCCCCACCAGCAATGGTGTACGCCCGCGAGTACAGATGCGCGTCCTGCCACCACCCGCCCGCCACCACCTCCGCGTCGCCCTCGACGAGCAGTCCGTCGGTCCCCTGCATACGCAGCCCGAACTCGGCCAGGTCATGGTTGAGTTCGCTGAAGAAGATCTTGCCCAGCAGGGCGTCACCGGCCCCCTCCGTGCCGTGCAGCATCCGTGACTGCGCCAGCGAGATCATCGCCGCGTTCACCTGCACCCGCGCCGCCAGTTCCCCGATCGTCTGCCGGGTGGCGGAGTCCTCCAGCGCGGGCCGGCCGCCGACCGGCGTCTCCTCCGCGAGCCGCACCAGGTCGTCCAGTACGGCGGACAGCTCTGCGCCGCGCGCGGCCACCCCGGAACGCTCGCGGCCGAGGCTGCTCATCGCCACCCGCCAGCCGTCGTTCACCCGGCCGATGACGTTCGAGGCCGGGATCCGGACGCCGTCGAGGAAGACCTCGTTGAAGTCGGTGGTCCCGGTGATCTCGCGCAGCGGCCGGATGCCGACACCCGGACTGCGCATGTCCAGCGCGAACGCGGTGATGCCCCTGTGCCTGGGCGCGTCACCGTCGGTGCGCGCGAGCAGGTAACCCATGTCGGCGTGCTGACCGTTGGTCGTCCACACCTTCTGCCCGTCGACGACGAACACGGCGCCGTCGTCGTCGGTGGCGCCCTCCCGGCGCGCCCGCGTCCGCAGGGACGCCAGATCGCTGCCCGCCTCCGGCTCGCTGAACAGCTGGCACCACACGTCCTCGCAGGCGCGGATGCGGGGCAGAAAGCGCGCCCGCTGTTCGTCGGTACCGAAGTCGAGCAGGGCCCCCGAGGCCAGTGAGGCCGCGCCGACCGGCGGCCAGGTGCGGGCGCGGGCGATCTCCTCGGCGACGACGAACGGTTCGAGGGGATGGGCGTCGGGCCGGCCGCCGTACTCGGCGGGCCAGTCGATGCCGAGGAAGCCCGCCGCGTACAGCTTCGCGGTCCACTCCCGGATCGCCGGCATCAGCGCGGGGTCGGGTGAGCGCACACCGGAGTGGGTCTTGCCGCCGGGTGCGTGCTCGGCGACGAAGGCCCGCACCTTCCGCCGGAACGCCTCGATTTCGGGTGTGGGCTCCAGTCGCATCGCTGTCGGCTCCTTAACGTCGTCGTCATGCGCACGATCTCGAAATGAGGGTACTCTAAGTGTGTCTGTTGTCTCCCGTCGACAACCAGGAGCGGACCGGGAATCACCGATCCGGTCACGGCGTCGGGCACCGGGCTCGCACGTGACTCGCGCCACCGACGAATAGACTGGGGATCCGCAATATCCCCTCTGAGGAGTTGGCCCCATGGCGACTGCCGTCGACCGCGAACCCGCCGACGGCGAGGCCGGTGTCCCGGTCGGCAAACTCGCCGCACAGACCGCGCACCGCATCGAGGCGACCGTCATCCGCCAGGGCTGGCCCGTCGGGGAGTCCCTCGGCTCGGAGGTGGACCTGCGGGAACGCCTGGGAGTGAGCCGCGCGGTGCTGCGCGAGGCGGTCCGTCTGGTCGAGCACCACCAGGTCGCCCGGATGCGGCGCGGCCCGAACGGCGGCCTGATCGTCTGCGCCCCCGACGCGGGACCGGCGACCCGGGCCATGGTGATCTACCTCGAATTCGTCGGCACCAGCGTCACCGACCTGCTCCAGGCCCGCCAGCTCCTCGAACCGATCGCCGCGGGCCTCGCCGCGGACCGCATCACCGAAGAGGGCATCGCCACTCTCCGTGCCACCCTCGACGGCGAGATCGCCCACTGGGACGACCCGTCGGTCCATTCGCAGGACCCGCTGCACCCGGTGCTCGGGCAGCTGTCGGGAAACCCGGTGCTGCACCTGTTCATCGACGTCCTCACCCGTCTCACCGCCCGGTACGCGCACACGTCCCGCCGGGTCACCAAGGCCGAGATGCACGCGGCGAAGGAGACCTCGCACCGGGCCCACCGCGCCGTCGTCGAAGCCGTGATCGCCGACGACGGCGCTCGCGCGCAGACGGAGCTCACCGCGCACCTGGAGTCGGTCGCCGCCTGGATCGAGAAGCACCGGGTGCGCCGCGGGCAGCGGATCGCGGGGAACGTGATCGAGCCCGAACTCGTCGAGGGTCTGCGGGCCAAGCTCGCCGAGGTGGTGGCCGCCCGTATCCACGACGACATCGCGGCGCGGGGCTGGCAGATCGGCATGGTGCTCGGTTCGGAGGCCGACCTGCTGGCCCGCTACGGCATCAGCCGGGCCGTTCTGCGGGAGGCCGTCCGGCTCCTGGAGTACCACTCGGTCGCCCGGATGCGCCGGGGCCCCGGCGGCGGCCTGGTCGTCACCGCGCCGGAACCGCAGGCCAGTATCGACACGATGGCGCTCTTCCTCGAATACCAGGGCGTCACGGCCGACGACCTGCGGATCGTCCGCAACGCCATCGAACTCGGCATCATCGCCAGAGTGACCACCCGGCACGCGACGGGGGACACCGAGGTCGTCGAACGCCTCACGAGAGCCGTCCGGTGGCCCACCGAGGGCCCGGCCGACGAACTCCGCAAGGCCGACCTGTTCCACTCCGAACTGGCCGCCCTGGCCGACAATCCGGTGCTGTCGCTCTTCCTCTCCATCATCACCGAACTGTTCCGCCGTCACGCCTCCGGTCACGACCGCCCGCTGCCCGGCGACATGGCGGCCGAGGAGGTCCAGCACGTGCACCAGCGCATCCTCGACGCGATCGTGCAGGGCGACGCGGGGGTCGCCCGGCACCGGATGGGGCGACATTTGGATGCACTCATTCCTTGGTGGCACTGACCGGCAGCGGTCGCGGGAGGTCATGTACAGCCACTTTCCTGATCGCTCTGGACCGAGGATGGTAATTACGTATACTCAATAGGGTCCACTGAAGGAGCTTCGATGCGCCGGACCCTGTTCGAACAGGATCATGAGGACTTCCGTCTCCTGGTCCGCGACTTCATCGCCCGCGAAGTGCTCCCGGTGTACGAGGACTGGCGTCGCGCCGAACTCGTCCCCCGTGAACTGTTCACCTCGATGGGCAAGCTCGGCATCATCGGCACGGCGATCCCCGAGGAGTACGGCGGAGGCGGCTCGGACGACTACCGCTTCAACGTCGTCATCCAGGAGGAGTGCGCCCGCGCCGGCGTGACACTGGGCGGCCTGCGGACCCATCTCGACGTGGTCGTCCCGTACTTCACCGGGCTGGCCAACGCCGAGCAGCGGGCCCGCTGGTTCCCGGGGCTCGCCTCGGGAGAGCTGTACACCGCGGTCGCGATGAGTGAACCCGGCACCGGGTCGGACCTCGCCGGCGTCACGACGAAGGCGGTCCGCGAAAGTGGGGGTACCCCCGCCAGTGAGGGCGTAGCCGGCGGGGGAGACCACTACGTCCTCGACGGGGCGAAGACGTTCATCACCGGAGGCCACCACGCCGACTTGGTGATCGTCGTGGCCCGCACCGCCACCGATCCGGACAACCGGCGCGCCGGGCTGTCCCTGCTGGTGGTGGAGAAGGGAATGCCCGGGTTCACCGTCGGGCGCAGGCTGGAGAAGATCGGCCTCCAGGTCCAGGACACCGTGGAGCTGTCCTTCGACGGCGTCCGCGTCCCCGCCGCCAACCTGCTCGGCGAGGAGGGCGCCGCCTTCTCCCTCCTCGGCCGCAACCTGGCCCAGGAACGGCTGGCCATCGCGGTCGGCGCCGTCGCCCAGGCCCGCGCGGCGATCGACCTGACCGTCACCTACGTACGCGACCGGACCGTGTTCGGGAAACCGGTCGCGCACTTCCAGAACACGAAGTTCGAACTCGCCGCTCTGGACACCGAGGTGACAGCGGCCCAGGCTCTGCTGGACGCGGCGATCACGGCACTCGTCGCCGGCGACCTGAGTCCCGTCGACGCGGCCAGGACCAAGCTGTTCTGCACCGAGACACAGGGCCGGGTGGTCGACCGCTGTCTCCAACTGCACGGCGGCTACGGCTACATCCTCGAATCACCGATCGCGCGGCTGTACGCGGACGCCAGGGTGACCCGTATCTACGGCGGCACCAGCGAGGTCCTGAAGACCATCATCAGCAAATCCCTGGGACTGTGAACCCGTCCCCTCAGGACGCGTCCGCTCAGGACCAGTCCCCTCAAGTCCCGCCCCATTCAAGATCCGTCCCGATCAAGAAGTGTCCCGTGAGGAGTGGGGAATGAACATCGACGGTTCATCGGCGCTGGTCACCGGAGGCGCCTCCGGCCTGGGCCTGGCCACCGCCCGCCGGATCATCGAGCGCGGCGGCAAGGCCGTCCTCGCCGACATCTCCGAGGAGCAGGGCGTCAAGGCGGTCGCCGACCTCGGTGACGCCGCCCGCTTCGTCCGCGCCGACGTCACCGACGAGGCCGCGGTCACGACCGCCCTCGACACCGCCGCCGAACTAGGCCCGCTGCGCTTCGTCGTGCACTGTGCGGGCCGCGGCGGCGACCGCACCCGGATCATCGACCGCGACCGCAACCCCGGCGAACTCGACACGTTCGCCGAGGTCGTACGGGTCAACCTGATCGGCACCTACAACGTGCTGCGGCTGGCCGCCGCCCGTCTCGCCGCCAACGAGGTCGTCGACGGCGACCGCGGCGCGATGGTGCTGACCGCGTCGGTCGCCGCGTTCGACGGCCAGATCGGCCAGACCTCCTACACCGCGGCCAAGGCGGGCGTGCACGGCATCACCCTGGTCGCCGCCCGTGACCTGGCCAGCTGGCAGATCCGGGTGAACACCATCGCGCCGGGCGTCATGGACACCCCGATGCTCGGCCGCCTCCGCGAGGACATCAGGGACGGACTCGCCGCGTCCGTCCCGCATCCCAAGCGTCTGGGCACCCCGGACGACTACGCGCGCCTCGCCGTGGAGATGCTGGAGAACCCCTACCTCAACGGCCAGACCGTCCGCCTCGACGGCGCCATCCGCATGGCTCCGCGGTGACCTCGCCGGCCCAAGAGGTGGTCACCGACGTGGACTTCCGGGCCCGCTTCCGAGCCTTTCTGGCCGATCATCACCCCGGCCGCCGCCCGAAGGCCCCCGCCGAGCGGCTGCCGTGGCAGAAGGCCTGGCTGGCCACCCTGTTCGACGCCGGATACGCCGGCCCGAGCTGGCCGCGCGAGTACGGCGGCATGGAACTGGACTTCGCCCGACAGGTGATCTACCAGGAGGAGTACGCGCGCGCCCGGGTGCCCGGCCCCCTCGGCACCGGACTCGGCATCGCGGCGCCGACCCTCATCAAGTACGGCACCCCCGAACAGAAGAAGCGCTTCCTGCGCCCCATGCTGCGCGGCGACTCCGTGTGGGCGCAGGGCTATTCGGAACCGGAGGCGGGCTCGGACCTGCCCGCCCTGCGGACGACCGCGCGACGGGAGGGCGGCGGACCCGACGACCCCGGTGCCGTGTACGTCGTCAACGGGCAGAAGGTGTGGAACAGTTCGGCCGACATCGCCGACATTCTCTTCACCCTCGTCCGTACCGGACCACCCGACTCCCGCCAGGAGGGCATCAGTTACCTGCTGATCGACGCGCGCGCCCCGGGAGTGAGCGTGCGCCCGCTGCGGGACCTGACCGGCGACGCGCACTTCTGCGAGATCTTCTTCGACGACGTACGCGTGCCGGTGGCCGACAGGATCGGCCCGGAGAACGGCGGCTGGCCCCTCGTCAGGACGAGCCTCGGCCATGAACGCGCGGCCGGAGCGATGAACCAGGCGGCCCTGTACCGGCGCGTCCTCGACGAGCTGATCGAGCTGGCGCGCGAACGCGGGGCGACTGCGGACCCGCTGGTGCGCGACCGCCTCGCGGACTTCGAGATCCGCGTGCGGATCATGCGCCTGACCGGGATGCGGACCATCGCCGACATCATGACGAAGGGCGAACCCGGACCGGCGTCCTCGACGTCACGGCTCTTCATCGTGACCTTCGAACAGGAACTGCACGAGTTCGCCCTGGAGTTGCTGGGACCGTACGGCGTCCTCGGCCGCCGGGATCCGCACGCCGTCCAGCGTGGGCGCTGGGTGTGGGGCTTCCTGCGCACCCGGGCCTCGTCGATCGGGGCGGGCACCGCCGAGATCCAGCGCAACACCATCGCCGAACAGGTACTGGGCCTGCCCCGTGACCCGGCGATGCCCACTGCGCACACTGCCGAGAGGACACGATGAGAGCCGCACGCTGCACGGAGTACGGGCCCCCGGGCGGCCTGGACGTCGTCGAACTCGGCGACCTCGAACCCGGCCCGGGGGAGGTCCTGGTCCGGGTGCACGCCGCGGCCGTCAACTTCCCCGACGTACTGCTCGTGGCGGACCGCTACCAGGTCCCCGCGCCCCTGCCGTTCACGCCCGGCAGCGAGTTCGCCGGCGTCGTGGCCGCGCTGGGGCCCGGGGTGTCCGGCCCGCCGGTCGGCTCACCCGTGGCCGGGGCGGTCCTCACCGGCGCCTTCGCCGAGCAGGTCGTGGTGCCCGTGTCCGGCCTGCGGCCCGTCCCCGACGGACTCGACATGGTCCACGCCGCCGCGTTCCACGTCACCTACGCGACCGCCTACCACGCCCTGACCACCGTCGGACGGGGCGAGGCGGGGGAGTGGGCGGCGGTGCTCGGTGCCGCGGGCGGGGTCGGCTCCGCGGCCGTCGACGTCGGGACCAGGCTCGGGATGCGGGTGGTCGCGGCGGCGTCGAGCCGGGAACGGCTGACGGTCGCGCGAAAGCTCGGCGCGGTGGCGGGCGTCGACTACGTCCGCGAGGACCTGAAGACGCGGATCCGTGAACTCACCGACGGCGGCGTCCACCTCGTCGTCGACCCGGTGGGCGGCGACCACGCGGAGGCCGCCCTGCGCGCACTGCGGCGGGGCGGCCGGTTCGTCACGGTGGGCTACGCCGACGGGAGGATCCCGCGGATCCCGCTGAACCTGGTCCTGCTCAAGGACGCGGTGGTACGGGGCTTCGAGATCCGCATGCTGCGCCAGTACGCCCCGGACACGGTGGCAGCCGGTGACCGGGCGCTCGCCGGGATGGTCCGCGACGGGATGCGCCCGCTCGTCTCCCGCGTCCACCCCCTCAGCGACGTTGCCGCCGCCCTCACCGACGTCGCGGAACGCCGGACCACCGGGAAGGTCGTCATCGACACGACGGGCGGGGCATGACCCCCGTCCGCCTGAAACCCGTTCAGAAGGTGGGCAGTTGGGGGCGCCGCTTGACGTATCCGGCCGCGTCGACGCGCATCTGCATACCGGTGACGTAGCGGGACTCGTCCGAGACCAGGAAGAGCACCGTGTCGGCGATGTCCTCGGGCTCGACGTAGGGGATGCCGAAGCCGGTCGTCGCGGGGAAGCCGGGCAGCGCGTCCTCGCGGGTCGGGTTCTCCAGGTCGGGGCGGAACGACCGGTACATGAGGTCGCTGTTGAGCATGTCCGTGTTGACGTTCGTCGGGTGCAGCGCGTTGACCCGGATCTTCCGGGACGCGAGCACCGTGGCCA
The DNA window shown above is from Streptomyces sp. NBC_01451 and carries:
- a CDS encoding CaiB/BaiF CoA transferase family protein, with the protein product MTTGPLVGCRVVELGGIGPGPFAGMLLADLGAEVVRVDRPGRADEPDAGGPADVLNRGKRSVVLDLKQPAGADALLRLAARADVLIEGFRPGVTERLGIGPHDCLARNARLVYGRMTGWGQDGPLAAAAGHDITYIALTGALGAIGEAGGPPRIPLNLVGDFGGGGCYLVIGVLAALHAAERTGRGQVVDAAIVDGTAHLLASTFAKLGRGEWSDERGVNRFDGGWPFYAVYETRDGRHMAVGALERKFYRCLVELLDLGVDPDRQHDRSTWPQLRELLEKRFAERTRDEWATLFEGTDACVAPVLSLTEAAAHPHLAARSTLTAPDGVVQPAAAPRFSDTPTRPATTAPAVGADTRAVFRDWQVDGIDELLAGGAAAQSPLDRPA
- a CDS encoding thiolase family protein produces the protein MRDAVIVDAVRAPIGKRNGSLAPVHAADLSAEVLKALAERTGIDPGTVDDVVWGCVTQIGDQSSNVGRFAVLAAGWPEHVPAVTVNRACGSSQQAVDQAAHAVMAGQYDLVVAGGVETMSRVPLGSHRTTGQPYGPAAIARYDGFEFSQGAGAELIAERWKLSRHRLDEFASESHAKAAAAIDSGVFDDHVVPIDVDGTRFTVDEGLRRGTTPDTLAKLKPSFKEDGVIHAGNASQISDGAAALLITTPERARDLGLTPIARYHTGAVSGADPITMLLGPIPATEKVLRRSGLSIEDMGVYEVNEAFAPVPLAWLAETGADPERLNPLGGAIGVGHPLGGSGAILMTRLLARMRQQGLRYGLQTMCEGGGTANATIIELL
- a CDS encoding acyl-CoA dehydrogenase family protein; this encodes MRLEPTPEIEAFRRKVRAFVAEHAPGGKTHSGVRSPDPALMPAIREWTAKLYAAGFLGIDWPAEYGGRPDAHPLEPFVVAEEIARARTWPPVGAASLASGALLDFGTDEQRARFLPRIRACEDVWCQLFSEPEAGSDLASLRTRARREGATDDDGAVFVVDGQKVWTTNGQHADMGYLLARTDGDAPRHRGITAFALDMRSPGVGIRPLREITGTTDFNEVFLDGVRIPASNVIGRVNDGWRVAMSSLGRERSGVAARGAELSAVLDDLVRLAEETPVGGRPALEDSATRQTIGELAARVQVNAAMISLAQSRMLHGTEGAGDALLGKIFFSELNHDLAEFGLRMQGTDGLLVEGDAEVVAGGWWQDAHLYSRAYTIAGGANEVLRTQVAERGLGLPR
- a CDS encoding FadR/GntR family transcriptional regulator is translated as MATAVDREPADGEAGVPVGKLAAQTAHRIEATVIRQGWPVGESLGSEVDLRERLGVSRAVLREAVRLVEHHQVARMRRGPNGGLIVCAPDAGPATRAMVIYLEFVGTSVTDLLQARQLLEPIAAGLAADRITEEGIATLRATLDGEIAHWDDPSVHSQDPLHPVLGQLSGNPVLHLFIDVLTRLTARYAHTSRRVTKAEMHAAKETSHRAHRAVVEAVIADDGARAQTELTAHLESVAAWIEKHRVRRGQRIAGNVIEPELVEGLRAKLAEVVAARIHDDIAARGWQIGMVLGSEADLLARYGISRAVLREAVRLLEYHSVARMRRGPGGGLVVTAPEPQASIDTMALFLEYQGVTADDLRIVRNAIELGIIARVTTRHATGDTEVVERLTRAVRWPTEGPADELRKADLFHSELAALADNPVLSLFLSIITELFRRHASGHDRPLPGDMAAEEVQHVHQRILDAIVQGDAGVARHRMGRHLDALIPWWH
- a CDS encoding acyl-CoA dehydrogenase family protein: MRRTLFEQDHEDFRLLVRDFIAREVLPVYEDWRRAELVPRELFTSMGKLGIIGTAIPEEYGGGGSDDYRFNVVIQEECARAGVTLGGLRTHLDVVVPYFTGLANAEQRARWFPGLASGELYTAVAMSEPGTGSDLAGVTTKAVRESGGTPASEGVAGGGDHYVLDGAKTFITGGHHADLVIVVARTATDPDNRRAGLSLLVVEKGMPGFTVGRRLEKIGLQVQDTVELSFDGVRVPAANLLGEEGAAFSLLGRNLAQERLAIAVGAVAQARAAIDLTVTYVRDRTVFGKPVAHFQNTKFELAALDTEVTAAQALLDAAITALVAGDLSPVDAARTKLFCTETQGRVVDRCLQLHGGYGYILESPIARLYADARVTRIYGGTSEVLKTIISKSLGL
- a CDS encoding SDR family NAD(P)-dependent oxidoreductase — encoded protein: MNIDGSSALVTGGASGLGLATARRIIERGGKAVLADISEEQGVKAVADLGDAARFVRADVTDEAAVTTALDTAAELGPLRFVVHCAGRGGDRTRIIDRDRNPGELDTFAEVVRVNLIGTYNVLRLAAARLAANEVVDGDRGAMVLTASVAAFDGQIGQTSYTAAKAGVHGITLVAARDLASWQIRVNTIAPGVMDTPMLGRLREDIRDGLAASVPHPKRLGTPDDYARLAVEMLENPYLNGQTVRLDGAIRMAPR
- a CDS encoding acyl-CoA dehydrogenase family protein, encoding MTSPAQEVVTDVDFRARFRAFLADHHPGRRPKAPAERLPWQKAWLATLFDAGYAGPSWPREYGGMELDFARQVIYQEEYARARVPGPLGTGLGIAAPTLIKYGTPEQKKRFLRPMLRGDSVWAQGYSEPEAGSDLPALRTTARREGGGPDDPGAVYVVNGQKVWNSSADIADILFTLVRTGPPDSRQEGISYLLIDARAPGVSVRPLRDLTGDAHFCEIFFDDVRVPVADRIGPENGGWPLVRTSLGHERAAGAMNQAALYRRVLDELIELARERGATADPLVRDRLADFEIRVRIMRLTGMRTIADIMTKGEPGPASSTSRLFIVTFEQELHEFALELLGPYGVLGRRDPHAVQRGRWVWGFLRTRASSIGAGTAEIQRNTIAEQVLGLPRDPAMPTAHTAERTR
- a CDS encoding NADPH:quinone oxidoreductase family protein: MRAARCTEYGPPGGLDVVELGDLEPGPGEVLVRVHAAAVNFPDVLLVADRYQVPAPLPFTPGSEFAGVVAALGPGVSGPPVGSPVAGAVLTGAFAEQVVVPVSGLRPVPDGLDMVHAAAFHVTYATAYHALTTVGRGEAGEWAAVLGAAGGVGSAAVDVGTRLGMRVVAAASSRERLTVARKLGAVAGVDYVREDLKTRIRELTDGGVHLVVDPVGGDHAEAALRALRRGGRFVTVGYADGRIPRIPLNLVLLKDAVVRGFEIRMLRQYAPDTVAAGDRALAGMVRDGMRPLVSRVHPLSDVAAALTDVAERRTTGKVVIDTTGGA